The segment CACGGTTAGCTCAACTAACCGTGCCAATGTGTGTTCTCTTATCCTTAGAGGATTTAAGGGTAATCGGAAAGAATCCGGTACCAGTTCCGTGCAATAATTTAAAACAGTCGATTGACTGCGTTAACGTCTCTCACCCGACTAGACGAGCTAACCGGGGCACCCGGTTTTTCGTAATCGTTCGTTTGTTTCAGGGTTTATTTAAGTGAAGGATAGTGACCCCCAGACGAAATGCTGCTTGAAATTACTTAACCCTTCGTCTGTACTTTCGCTTCCCAACCATAGTCGACGTAGTGATGTTCGAAGGTGCCATCGGTGTGAATGTCGACGACTCCAAAACCTTCTTGTACTTCAAAGCCACTATCTATATTCGGACCGTACCACCAGCCACCACAGACAGCTCCGTCGCAAATGTAAGTGACGTTTCCGCGTTCGATGCGGTCGATTTCATGCAAGTGACCGGAGAGGGCGAGCTTCACATTATGGTTGTGGAAGAGGCGACCCATTTCCAGGCTGTTGGAGAACATTCCCGGGCCGCCGGAGATATAAAAGTCTTCCCCCAGTAGTTCCGGTTGTTTACGCATGCTGGTCACTGTGAGCACCGGTATATGAGTAACGACAACCGCAGGCGTTTCTTTCGGTTTGGCGGCGAGGTCGGACTGCAACCAGGCCATCTGTTCTTCATCAAGTCCCGCCGTGTATTTGTAGCGTTTTTCGACCGTCGGTTGGATACTGTCGAGCACATAGAACCGCCAGCCGTTGTGGTCGAAAGCATAGTATGTTTTTTCGAGTTCCAGATGGTCTCGGATCAGGCCTTTTCCAAACAGCGGGTTCATCGTGTCAAGTTCTTCCCGCCGCGACCAACCATAGACATCGTGGTTACCGACACAAGGATGAACGGGGATCCCAGTGTGATCGGCGACGATCTGTTTATAGAGTTTGAAGAGCTGGTTTCCTCGTTCGTAATCCTTGCCTGCATCATAAATTAAATCACCCCCGGTCAGGATGAAGTCGGGCTTGGGGTCGAGTGCTTCGACCGCTTCTAGACACTTCGTCATTCCCGCACCCCCTTCACGTTCCGGCTGGACGTGAATGTCAGTCAGATGCACAAACCGAAAGGCTGGCTTCATTTCGTCGTCGGCATTCGCCAACCGGCTGAACGAAGTCGGAATCATCAACCCGGCAGAAGTGAGCGTCGCCGTTTTGAGAAAATCACGTCGGAACATAGTGGGAGGATCCTTGGTTGGAAAACTTGGAGTCGTTTCTTGTATTGAACCATATGGTTCAAGGATAACTCAACCCGTTTGCTTCCAATTGAAAGACATTTATGGGGGCGGCTGGAATCGAGAACACGATTCAGGCCTTGTAGTAAACACGAAGTCACGAAGAACAGGAGGAGAATCCTTAAGTCTCAGGTGGAAAATAGTTTTCTCTTGTCTACAAATCTGTACTGAGTCCGTAACTCCATCAGGAAATTATCGATGAGCAGCTTTGAAAATAAAAAATATCTGATCTTCGGAGCGACAGGTTGTGTGGGAAGTCTGGTGGCGAAGCAACTGGTCGGCGACGGGGCGCGGATGATGTTAACAGGACGGGATGAGGAGAAACTGAAACGGTTGAGTGAGTTGCTGGGCCAACCGTACGTTGTGGTCGAGGCAAGGCAACCGCCGCAGATTGAAGAGGCTTTCGAAGCTGCTGTAGAGCAGATGGCAGGAATCGATGGCGTCGTGAACTGTATGGGATCGGTGTTGTTGAAACCGGCGCATTTGACGTCGCTTCAGGAATGGCATGAGACGCTGGCCGTGAATCTGACGTCGTCATTCCTGGTCGCAAAGATGGCCGGTAAGCTGATGAAAAAGTCGGGCGGATCTGTGGTGCTCGTCTCTTCCTCTGCAGCGCAGATTGGGATGTCGAATCATGAAGCGATCGCGGCGGCCAAGGCGGGAGTCGAGGGGCTGACTCGGTCGGCCGCTTCGACCTATGCGGGGCAGGGGATCCGTTTTAACGCGGTGGCGCCCGGTCTCGTCAGATCGAACATGACCCGCTCGATCTGGGAGAACGAATCGCTGGCCGAGTTCTCCAAAGAGATGCACGCCCTCGGTCGATTGGGAGAACCCGAGGATATTGCCTCTGCGATCTCCTGGTTACTCGATCCATCGAACGGTTGGATCACAGGGCAGGTGATCAATGTAGACGGCGGACTAAGCCGCGTCATGCCCCGCAAAAAAATGACGAAGTAAAAAATTGGGTGGCACAGACAATCACATAGTGTTGTCTGGGTTGCGCAGCAACACTTAAGCACTGTATCCTCTCACGGTCGAGATATCAAAACGCCATCCTGTTCTCCGGTATCGTAATATCTTGCCGAACTCCACTTCCACGTGCTTGCTTCAACGCAATAGTTCTTACGAACCGGATTCTGGTGGATGTAGTTCAACTCATCGTTCAGCTTTTCTTCGGATTCGATTTCGAAAGAATAATATCGTGTTTGCCAGAGGGGATCGTCGATAGCGCGTATACTCCATTTATCAACGATATCATCACCCAGTTCCTTTCGGATCCATTTTGAAGAACGTTATTTGAGATGCTTCATGAAATTCGAAAGTTGCCCAGGCTCAGGAAACCAGATGATGAAGTGAACATGCTCGGGCATAATGACGTAGCCAATCAAGTGAGCATTTTGTTTCTCAGCCTGAGATGTTAGCGCCCACTGGAAGATTTCGGCAGCTCGCTCGATAGAGAAGAACATTCGCCGGTCATAGCAACTGGTGGTAACGAAGTGAGCGTAGAGTTTCTCGCTGAAGATTCTTCTTCTATGGGGATGAGTGATATCGTTCATGTCTTGCCCGGATATCGCGGCTTGAGTATTCGGTTTCTCATGCGGGTGAAGTTCATTGCTTGAGTGTTGCTACGCAACCCAGACAACACTTCGTGATTGTCTGGGCCACCCCTGTTTTGAACGAGAGTCTTAACAATACCTCTCCGACCATCACAGGTTTATCTGTGTCGATGGGAATTTGCTAACGTACAAAAATCTTCCCACGAATTGATCCGTGGATCTGCAGAGTCTCCTAATACTTTATTAAGAGCATGCAGCAGATTGTAAAGAGCGTTGTTTTGGGGAGAATCACCTAACTCTTCATGATTATTTGCTTCCTCATCTGTATTTCCGACGGGCATGTATGCGGGATGCCCTTGATCGCCATTTTGAAATCCGATCTTTGAATTATTTCGTACGGCAAAGATCAGGGCATCATAAACAATTCGTGTTTGTTCTTCAGAAAGATTCATTTTATCTGCCTAACTGTTCTTAAATGTTTATAAGTGAGAACTTTTGAAGCGAAGATTCAAGGTCTGGATAAGTAATTTCCGGGGTGTCGTCTGACGAGTTGTTTCATTTCGAGGACGGTGAGGGTTGAGAGGACGCGGGACGGATCGAGAGTGACGGCTCGGAGGACTTCGTCGATGTGTTTGGGGTCGGAGGTGAGAGCATTCAGGATGGCTGTTTCCTGTTCGTTCAAATTGAGTTCAATCGGTTTGCGGATTTCGCCTTTCTCTTTCGATTGGACCGGTTTGGAAAGAGGACCGAGTTCGTCGATGACATCTTCCACACTGCGGATTAACGTCGCTCCATCGCGAATTAAATCGAGGCAGCCCTGGCTTTCCAAACTGTCGATCCGACCGGGTACAGCGAAGACGTCGCGTCCTTGTTCCATCGCGTGGCGGGCGGTGTGGAGCGAGCCACTTTTCCGGGAGGCTTCGATGAGGATGACTCCCAGGCTTAACCCCGAGATGATCCGGTTACGTTGCGGAAAGAGACCGGCAATGGGAAGTTGGTCAAAACAGGATTCGGTGATGAGAGCGCCCTGCTGGACGACCCGGGCGGCGAGGTCTTTATGCTCGGGCGGATAGACGGTACCGAGGCCGGTTGCGAAAACGGCGAGCGTTCGACCGCCTGCTTCAATGGCGCCTCGATGGGCGGCAGCGTCGATACCACGGGCAAGGCCCGAGACGACGGTCACACCGGCCCGGGCGAGGGCACCAGCGATTTTGTGTGCTTGCCCAAGACCATACGGCGTACATCGGCGGGAACCGACAATTGCGATGGCGAGCCCGTCAGCGGGTTGAATGTCGCCTTTGTAATACAGCAATTGCGGCGCGTAGCAATTCTGGTCAAGCAGTGTAGGGTATTCGTCGGTGCCCCGGAGCAGAATATTCACGTTCTCGGATTGCAACCGGGCCAACTCGGTGCGTGCCGTTGTTCCCTCTTTACCTTCGAGAATTTTACGAGCCAGCTTAGGCCCCAAACCGGGAAGGGCAATCAACTCCTCATGGCTGGCGTTAAAAACTGCCGAGAGCTCACCAAAGTGATTGACCAGGTTCTGAACGGTCCGTGGGCCTACGCCCGGGATCAAGCTGAGTTGAACCGCGTGCAGCGCGGGGTCGGTCATCGGATCGGTATCCGGTTCGGGAATCGATTGCATGAAATTGGCTGCTTCGAGGATTCATCAGGACGAAAAAGAAACGAGTGCAGTTTTAGTGTACACGCGAATCCTTTTGTCGCAACCCAAAAAGAGTGATCAGGGCAAACGATTTCAACCGAAGAAGTCTTCGCTGAGAAGAGCATACACGTCGTGGTCGTGCCATTCACCGTAAAGGTTTTCGGCTCGACGGAGAGTCCCCTCTTTCAGGAATCCAAGTCCCTGGGGGATCTTTCGGCTTTTTTCATTACCGGTCGAGCAGCGGATGACCACTTTTTGCAGGCCATAATATTGGGAACCGAACCGGATTAGTTCTCTTACGCACTTGGTCATGATGCCGCGGTCGTTGAACTTTTCGCCCAACCAGTAACCAATTTCTCCTGTCTGATTATTGGGGTTAATGCTGTTGAAACCGATGATGCCAGCGAGTTCCTTTCGATAGAAAATCAGCAACGATAGCCCCGTACCATCTGCGTAGTTCTGCAGTTGCTGCTGCAGGAAGTCACGAGAGTGGTCTACGGAGGTGACGCCGTCGAGCCAGGGAAGCCATTTCTTCAGGAATTCGCGGTTCTGGTCAGTCAGTGCGAAAAGCGGCTCTGCATAATACGGGTGGCTCGGTTCCAGATGGATGTTTTCGTCGACGAAGTGACAAAACATGGTCATGATCTCCTCCCGTTGTAGAGGGCGTACGTAGATTGGTCGCTGTCACCCAGACAGGCTTACGGGAGAAGAGGTTCTCGGTTTTACATTTGATTCATAAAGAATCCTCGTTTTATATAACCGACTATTTTTGCTTGTCCAGATCGAGAAAGATAATGCTTGAAGGGTTCCCCACAGGGGCGAAGTGGCCGGTGAAGTTCAGCTTGCCGGTCGACTTGTCGACGTTGAAGATGGCGACATTGTCGGCGCGCTGGTTGAGCGAGTAGAGAAAATTGCCGGTGGGGTCGAAGTTGAAACTGCGAGGATAGTCGCCCCGGGTCCATTCTTCGCCGACGTAGCTCAGCATACCCTCGTCGCCGACTTTGAAGATGCCGATGCTGTCGTAAAGACGATTACCACAGTAAACGTATTGGCCATCGTGTGAGAGCAAAATCTCTGAGCAGAAGTTGCTCCCCGCGAAACCGGGAGGAAGCGTGGGTAAAGTCTGGCGCGCAGTCAGGTGACCGTTCTCGGGATTCCATTCAAAGAAAACGACAGTCGAACCTTCTTCCTGAATCGAATAGAGCCATTTGCCGTTGGGATGGAAATGAATGTGCCGGGGGCCGTCACCAGGGGGAAGGGTGACAAAGGGTTGGTCGTTGGGAACCAATTCCGCCCTTGCCATATCGAACTTCCAGATGTAGATGCGATCCTGAGCAAGGTCGACATGTAATACGAAGTTCCCCGTGGGGTCTGGAAGAATCTGGTGTGCGTGAGTGCGGTCGTGGCCACTGATGGCGAAGCTACCGGGAGGAGCATTTGTTGCCTTGGTCGGTCCGATGTGGCCTTCGTCCACTTTCACATCAGTTGCTTCTCCAAGAGAACCGTCGGGTTGAACTGGCAGGACGGCCACCGAGCCACCGAAATAATTGGCAACCAACACGAAGCGTCCTGAAGGATGCATGACGACATACGTCGGACCGGCACCACCGGAGGGAACACTGTTGAGTAATTTTAATTGACCCGTCGTTTGATCGACTTCGAAAGCACTGACCGTTCCTTCTTTTGTTCCTTGGTAGCGATCCGTTTCGTTGGCGGAGTACAACCGGGTGCCCTCTTCGTTCAAGACGACGCAACTGGGACTGGTGCCCATGCGGACTTCGCCTGCGGCGGTCAGTTCGCCCGTCTGGCGATTCACTTCAAAGAGATGAATGCCACGACCATTTCCCGGTGGCAGGTCGACCTGCGTTTTGAGGACATCTTTCAACGGCGAGCTGAACGTACCGACATAAGCCATCAGCGGCTTCTCGGATTCGGCGGCGGAAGTGGGACAGCAGATGGCCATCATTAACATGAGGGCGGCAAGGGGGAGGGTACTGTTCAAGCGGAGGGCGGGTATGCGGATCATCGGGTGGGTCTATCAAATTGAGTAGGAAGAAGGAATGGTCTTTGGTCACCGTTCCAGACTAGCAGATGAGACGGCCCATTGACCAATGCTGTTCTGGACTAAGTGGGTATGTTTTTCCGCAATTCAAATCAATCCAGTATTTGGACGTGAACCTTTAGTCACACCGCCGGTCTCTGTGGGAACAGTTTAGCCTCTTCCAGCGGCGGACCGGGCTTGCAGCCACTTTGTGGTCCTGTATGAGAACCGGTTTCCGTTCCGGACATGGTATCTAAGGGAGGTTGAACAACAGCGTAGCTGTTCGGTTAGTTCAGTGGATAGAACAACAGTTTTAGGAACTGTATGCCATGGGTTCGAATCCCATACCAAACTCCAAGGCAGGCTAATTACCTGTTATGCAGCCGTGAAAAGCTGTTTGAAAGACCGGCGGGTGGCTGTTGGAAATGAGATCGGCTTGGGTCTGAGAAACGAATGAAAGTGTGAAGAGGATCCCTGCGGGGAAAATCGGAGCGTCTGGAATTGGTGACTTGGACCGAGGCAACATCGGCTGTCGTTTTGCAGGAGGTGGATACCGTTTTGAAAACCTGGTTGGAAAACGGTGGGCAACTTCAGGGACGGAACGAGGATTTATCCTCATCCGAAAATGAGGGGACCTGCCGTGGGCTGATCTTCGTTCTCAGGACTCAAGCTCTCTTCCACGATGGCAATGTGATCCATTCTGAACAGTCCGCCCTATGGTTTTTAGTATCAGCATTTGCATTGTTCTGTTTACCGCTAAATATCAGGGTATTGCATCGTGCTTATATGAAACACGATGGGTCTTAGACACCAGGGAAACACAAATAATTGGTTCTGTGATGAAGAGTTCAAAAACGTTTTCTGCAGCAAATGATTCTGGAACTCAAATGGGATTGGCTATCGTTAAGCCTCGGTGATCGGAAGTCGTTTTGTTAGTTGTCCCGATCTTTGTGTCCTTCGTGACTTTGTGTTTCAAATATGAATTTGCATGTCACCCGACATTTATCAATTGTCAAAGCAGTAAGTCGGGCACTGCCTGACCTACACCATTAGTAATTTTCTATTTAAGGAAAATACACCACCATCACCCAACACCCAGAGAAAGGAGGATGTGATGTTAAAGCGTGTGAAGATTAAGAAAGACGAAGTGGGATTGTTGTTCAAAGATGATTTGTTTGAGCGCATTCTCCCTCCCGGTACGCACTGGGTTTGGACTGCTTTCGGTTCAAATCGTGTGGAGGTTATTTCGACCCGTGAGCAGGAACTGAAGCACGAGCAGATCAGGGAGATTGCGAGTGAAGCCGAGTTCGGTGACCTGGCCGTAAAGCTGGAAGTCGATGCGCATAAGAAGGCCTTGGTGTGGATCAACGGCAAGCTGGAGCGTGTGCTTGATCAGGGAGTTTACTTGTTCTGGAATCGGCTGAAGAATGTCACGTCGCAGATTCTGGATGAGCGGCAAACGGATCTGGTACACCATGATCTGGCGCAGTTGATCAAATCGGGCCTGCTGGATGAGTACATTCAGGTCGTGGACTTGAAGGATCGTCAGCGGGCGCTGGTCTGGTGTGATGAGCGGCTGTTTGCCGTTCTGAGTGCGGGTCAGTACGCTTTCTGGAGGACTCTGCACGACATCCGTGTGGAAGTCATTGAAACGACTTCGCTCCGGTTTGCGCACCAGGATCTCGAAGAGATTCTGACGCTGCCCACGGCGAAGGATGAGTTCGATATAGTCGAAGTGGCTCAGGGTTGTGCGGGTGTGCTATACCAGAACGGTAAGTACGCCGAGACCTTGAATTCAGGACGATACGTTTTCTGGAAGCGCGTGGACAAGTACCAGCTCTTTCAGGTGGATCTGCGTGAGTCGCACCTGGATATCGTCGGGCAGGACATCATGACTGAGGACAAGGTGACCTTGCGAATGAACGCGATCGTGACCTACCAGGTCGTCGATGCAGTCCGGTTTGCGACTATCTCGGAGAGCAGTGCACAGGCATTGTACCGGGCAGCACAGCTAGTCCTGCGCGAGCTGGTTGGACGAACTGGGCTCGATGATTTTCTAAGTGATAAGGAATCGCTGGCGAATCAGTTGGTGGAGCGTTTGCATAAACGAGCGGCCGACTGGGGACTGCGGATTCTGTCTGCCGGTGTTCGGGATATTATCCTGCCTGGTGAGATGAAAGATCTGTTGAACCGGGTGACCGAGGCGAAGAAGGCGGCGGAAGCCAACCTGATTTCGCGTCGGGAAGAGACGGCGGCGATGCGGTCGCAGGTCAACACGGCGAAACTGCTGGAGAACAACCCCACGCTGATGCGGTTGCGGGAGCTGGAAACTTTGGAAGCGATTTCGAAGAACACCAACCTGCAAGTGTTGTTGGGCGAATCGGGGCTGGCGGACAAAGTCGTGAAAATGTTGTGATCCGCGCTTTCCGTTTCAACGTTATCCAGTAGGTAAGTTCAGCGATTCAGGCTGTGAAGCACTTCCTGGAAAACGTGTAATTCTTCCTCAGCTTCACGTTTTCGGGAAGTACAGGCTGAAAAGCCAAACGGGGACCGAGTATTAAACTCAGTCCCCGTTTTTTTTGTGGCTTAAAACGCTGATTCTGTGGTTGAGTCTCAACGACGTTAGTCGAAGGAAGCGTCGATTGCTTCCCCGCCATTGTAGCTACCGAGAGCACGCCAGATATCGAGAGAGACGTTCTCGCTGATGGCATGGACAGACCCGTCGAGGTAGAGGACGAATACAGCTCCGGTGTGGTAACTGCGGGCAGTGACCGCGGCGAAGGTTGTTTCGCCTTCACAACCTGCTTTGCCTTCGCGGCAGGAAGTGTAGTCGCCATCGAGAGGATCGCCTGCGTCTCCAGAAGCCCCTTCAACAGGGGTGGACGAGTTCGGAGTGAATGCCGTTGTGAACCCAGTTTGATGGACTCGTCCATCGACCCATTCAGTATGGCCACTTTCGAGTTTGAATTGTCCGTTGGTCAATGCGGCAAGGCTGGTCGGCGGTGTTTCGGGAACGGTATCTCCGCTCAATTGTCCATCACGGACATAAGGAGTAAACGCTTTCACTTCGCTGAAGGCGATCGTGTTGCTTAAGCCGTCTTTAACTTTGGTGAATTTAATGTTGGCATTAGGATGGAACAGCCCATCTCCACCTTCGCCACCATCATCAAAAGTCGCAGCATGTTCAAAGACTTTCCAGCTTCCACCGTTCCACGCGTAATTCAATGGGTAATGATCGCCACCGGCTCGAAGCATCTGGCGTTCTTCCGAAGGACAGATGAAGACACCCACTCGGTGGGTGGAGAGTATCGTGCCAGAAGTGTAACCACTATCGAGATCGGCTAATTCATAGAAGTTGTCTTCTTCCATGAAAGGAAGCAGACGGACATGGGCCGACCATTGGCCACCCGTGCCAGCGCCAACGATGTAGCTCGGTGGCAGTACCTGATGCAGGTCGGCGTAGTTGGTGAGGGCGATGCCAATCTGGTGCAGTTTGTTGCGGCACTGAGTACGGCGAGCGGCCTCGCGTGCCTGCTGCACAGCGGGGAGGAGGAGACCAATCAGGATGGAGATAATCGCCATGACCACGAGGAGTTCAATAATCGTGAATCCGGATCGTAAGGATTTATCTTTATTAGGGTTACGACGCAATAACAGGCGCATGGTAACTCTCTTTCTCTTTAGCTGGTGTGGTGAGGTCGCTGGTGGCGAGAAGCAGGGCGATTGGTGGTCGCGGTACCGAAATGTTGTGGTACTGAGACTCAGTCGCGATACGCCAGCATAAAGAGTTCTTTTATTACCATCAAGCGGGCTGTGGCGACAAAATGGTCAATCGTAGTGAAAAGTTCAACACGACTGAGGAATAGAATGGGGCAATGAGTAGAGGATTCGGCGCCGAAATCGTTGATGTTAAACAGGTTTTCTCAATTTTGACGTCGAGTTTCGATGTATCGGATGGCGGCGGTTCCGGTGCGAATAATATCCTTGAGTATGGAGTTTCCTCGCCGGGCAGGGGTAAACTAAATAGAACATGCAGGGTAAGTGGGCGGTTTCTCCTCGCTTCGTTCCCCGTTCGATTCTGGACCTTCTGTTTGATGGGCGACAATATGATTCATTCCACTGCTAACTTTCGACCCCACTTTGTTATGAGTTTCGGGGCGGTTTTCTCGCTCTTCCTGTTACAGGCTGGAACGCCGCCGGTATATGGGGACGATAAAGCGAAAACAGATTCTCTGCCCGAGTACACGATCAAGCGAACGACGGCTCCGATCAAAATCGACGGCAAGCTGGACGAGTCAGATTGGTCCGCGGCGGAATCGGTTGGGGATTTTGAGTTCGCCTGGTACGAGTCCGGAAAGAAAGAGCAGACGATCGCCAAAATGTTGTGGGACGATCAATACCTGTACGTCGCCTATCGCTGTGAAGATGCCCATATCTCGGCGACGCGAACAGAGCGGGGCAGCTCGGTCTGGTTCGACGACTGCGTGGAAGTCTTTACGGCACCCAATGTGGATGACGGAGAGAATTACTTTAACATCGAGATGAACGTGAACACGGCGTTTCTGGAAGGGCACCATCCCGAAGGTTTAGGCTCCAAGTCGAAAGAACGCTGGCGGTGTGAGGGGATTCAAATCCAGACGACCGTCGACGGTACATTAAACGACGATACCGATACTGACTCTCATTGGATCCTGGAAGCGGCGATTCCGTTCGCTGCTTTTGCTCATGTGGCAAAGCATACGCCGCCTGAACCGGGCGATATCTGGCGACTCAATTTAAACCGTCTGGGTGGAGAGACGAACCAGCAGTACAGCCAGTGGTCTCCCAGTACGACGAAGGAACCGCAGTTTCATTCGCCCGGTGATTTCGGACGCGTTCACTATTCAGCAGATGAGGTTCGCTAACTTCGATGTTGGGGAATTTCAACTTGCAGGATGCAGTCCCATTTATTCCTGTTTGATCATTGCGGGATCTAATAAGGGGGCCGTCTGCGGCTCGCCCTCTTCCACAATGTTCTCGATGTTGTCAACGGAATTCGCTTTCTCTTTCCAAATCTTCGCTTCAGCCTGTTGCCCATTTGACTCAAGTTCGGTGGCGTACTTTTCAAAAGCGATGGCAACCTGCTCATCAACACGTCCAGTCAGGGCGTAAGCGTTACTGGCTTCCGCAAACTGCTCAAGTTCGTAGTGAGCGTCCGCTTTCAAAGAGAGGGCCTCGCGGTTTTCGGGATCGATTCGCAATGCATCCATGCAGTCGATGACGGTCTGCTCGTAGTTTTCCTTCTTGAAGTAAAACTCGGCCTTGCTGATGAAGGCGGCGACGTTGTGTGGTTCCGCCTTAGTTGCCTGCTCGTAGTTGGTCAGAGCGAGCTGAGTGTACTCTTCACCCGTCTGAGATTCGAACAGAGCGGCACGGGCGAGATAGTTTTTGGAATTCTGTGGTGACTGCTGAATCTGTCGGTTCAACTGGCTGAGTTGCGTCAACCACGCGGTACGTTTTTGATCCTGTTCTGCTTCGGCCTGTTTGTTCTCCATCTTGGAGTAGGTCGTCATACGGTGTTTGAAATACTGTGGATTGTTGGGGCTTAATTCGATCGCTTTGCTGAAGTCAGCAATCGCTTTTTCAAAATCACGTTTATGATAATAAACAAGACCGCGATTATTGTAGATATTTGCCCGGTCTTTCTCAGGACCTTTTTCGAGGACTTCTTCGTAAACCGCGAGCGCCTGGTCGTAATGTTCGCCCTGATAGAAGGTGAATCCTTTGTTGCTCAGTGCATCATGATAATCGGGATCAAGTTTTAAAGCGGTGTCCAGGTCTTGAACGGCCGCGTCAAACTTCTTCTCCGCGATATGCACCAGGGCCCGGTTGTTGAACGGGACAGCGTACTGTTCGTCGAGACTGATGGCACGATTAAATTGCGCCTTGGCCAATTGCAGTAGGTTTCGTTTCAAATAGTGGTAGCCGAGTTGATTTACATACTGGGCATTCGTGGGATTAAGTTGGATCGCCACGGAGTAATCGGCAATGGCCCCGCTGGCTTGTCCGAGGGCATCCAGCAATTTACCCCGTTCAAAAAAGGCATTGCTGTTGCCTGGCGCGGACGCAATGGCCAGATTCATTCGTTGTAAACCGTCTCGCAATCGACCTGCTTTGATCTGGACGAGGGCTTCTTCTACGTGTTGGTTGGAAAGATTAACCGATTCGGCATCACTTCCGCCGAGCGAAAGTAGCCCCGGTTCTGCCCTTTCACTGTTATACTCCGCGACCTTGTTTGAGGGTGAAGCCGAATCCCGATTGGCTTCGGGAGGAGCGGACGACTCTGAACTGCAACCAATCAGGCTGAATCCCAGAAACAAAATTCCCCACGTACTTCCCCGCATTGTCCCACTCCATTTACAATGATGTCAGCCGAGGCATTCGGCTGAACGACAGTGAATCCATTCCAGTCGTTGAAAATCGACATCCGGCGTTTACACCCGATTTCGTCGATATTGTTGTGGCTTGTAAAATTCTCAGCCGATTGAGTCAAGACAACTTTGTTTTCCCGTGAGGGCCAGGTTTCCTGGATTACCTATAGTGAAAGGGTGGAGGCAATGTTGGCTGGAATCATCCTTGCAGGCGGCCAAAGCAAAAGGATGGGAAAGGAAAAAGCGTGGCTCCCCTTCGGGCCACCGCCCGGCACGATGTTGACCGAAGTCGTGGGAGTCGTTTTAGAGGTATGCGATCCTGTGGTCGTGGTTGCTGCCCCAGACCAGTCGCTGCCGGAACTGCCCGCTTCAATTCAAATCGTGCGAGACCCCGTACCAGAACAGGGCCCCCTTGCTGCTTTGGTCACCGGACTAAAAGCACTTCCCGAATCGAGTGCAACTGTCTTCGTCTGTAGTTGTGATATACCGTTGTTACAAGCGAGCTTTATCAGTGGCCTGAAAACTCATCTAAAAGCAGGTGATGACTTTGTTGTTCCCCGCGACAGGCAAGGTCGCCATCCATTGGCGGCCATTTATCGTCGGCTTGTTCTGCCGGACGCGAAACGATTACTAGCAGACGGAAAACGATCGCTGCAACGGTTACTGGATGAAGTGACAGGGGAAGAGGTCACTGGCGAGCAACTTCAGGAACTTGATCCAAAACAGACGAACCTGCTGAATGTGAATACGCTAGAAGAGTACGAGCGGGCCGTCAGACTATACCGGAGATAAAGGGTGGCCCGGACAATCTCATAGAGTTGCCCGGGTTGCGAAGCAAGACTAACGCGAGGAACTGAATTGAGTTTTAACCGCTAGCTGAG is part of the Polystyrenella longa genome and harbors:
- a CDS encoding slipin family protein, which gives rise to MLKRVKIKKDEVGLLFKDDLFERILPPGTHWVWTAFGSNRVEVISTREQELKHEQIREIASEAEFGDLAVKLEVDAHKKALVWINGKLERVLDQGVYLFWNRLKNVTSQILDERQTDLVHHDLAQLIKSGLLDEYIQVVDLKDRQRALVWCDERLFAVLSAGQYAFWRTLHDIRVEVIETTSLRFAHQDLEEILTLPTAKDEFDIVEVAQGCAGVLYQNGKYAETLNSGRYVFWKRVDKYQLFQVDLRESHLDIVGQDIMTEDKVTLRMNAIVTYQVVDAVRFATISESSAQALYRAAQLVLRELVGRTGLDDFLSDKESLANQLVERLHKRAADWGLRILSAGVRDIILPGEMKDLLNRVTEAKKAAEANLISRREETAAMRSQVNTAKLLENNPTLMRLRELETLEAISKNTNLQVLLGESGLADKVVKML
- a CDS encoding DUF1559 domain-containing protein, with protein sequence MRLLLRRNPNKDKSLRSGFTIIELLVVMAIISILIGLLLPAVQQAREAARRTQCRNKLHQIGIALTNYADLHQVLPPSYIVGAGTGGQWSAHVRLLPFMEEDNFYELADLDSGYTSGTILSTHRVGVFICPSEERQMLRAGGDHYPLNYAWNGGSWKVFEHAATFDDGGEGGDGLFHPNANIKFTKVKDGLSNTIAFSEVKAFTPYVRDGQLSGDTVPETPPTSLAALTNGQFKLESGHTEWVDGRVHQTGFTTAFTPNSSTPVEGASGDAGDPLDGDYTSCREGKAGCEGETTFAAVTARSYHTGAVFVLYLDGSVHAISENVSLDIWRALGSYNGGEAIDASFD
- a CDS encoding carbohydrate-binding family 9-like protein; translation: MIHSTANFRPHFVMSFGAVFSLFLLQAGTPPVYGDDKAKTDSLPEYTIKRTTAPIKIDGKLDESDWSAAESVGDFEFAWYESGKKEQTIAKMLWDDQYLYVAYRCEDAHISATRTERGSSVWFDDCVEVFTAPNVDDGENYFNIEMNVNTAFLEGHHPEGLGSKSKERWRCEGIQIQTTVDGTLNDDTDTDSHWILEAAIPFAAFAHVAKHTPPEPGDIWRLNLNRLGGETNQQYSQWSPSTTKEPQFHSPGDFGRVHYSADEVR
- a CDS encoding tetratricopeptide repeat protein; the protein is MRGSTWGILFLGFSLIGCSSESSAPPEANRDSASPSNKVAEYNSERAEPGLLSLGGSDAESVNLSNQHVEEALVQIKAGRLRDGLQRMNLAIASAPGNSNAFFERGKLLDALGQASGAIADYSVAIQLNPTNAQYVNQLGYHYLKRNLLQLAKAQFNRAISLDEQYAVPFNNRALVHIAEKKFDAAVQDLDTALKLDPDYHDALSNKGFTFYQGEHYDQALAVYEEVLEKGPEKDRANIYNNRGLVYYHKRDFEKAIADFSKAIELSPNNPQYFKHRMTTYSKMENKQAEAEQDQKRTAWLTQLSQLNRQIQQSPQNSKNYLARAALFESQTGEEYTQLALTNYEQATKAEPHNVAAFISKAEFYFKKENYEQTVIDCMDALRIDPENREALSLKADAHYELEQFAEASNAYALTGRVDEQVAIAFEKYATELESNGQQAEAKIWKEKANSVDNIENIVEEGEPQTAPLLDPAMIKQE
- the mobA gene encoding molybdenum cofactor guanylyltransferase; this translates as MLAGIILAGGQSKRMGKEKAWLPFGPPPGTMLTEVVGVVLEVCDPVVVVAAPDQSLPELPASIQIVRDPVPEQGPLAALVTGLKALPESSATVFVCSCDIPLLQASFISGLKTHLKAGDDFVVPRDRQGRHPLAAIYRRLVLPDAKRLLADGKRSLQRLLDEVTGEEVTGEQLQELDPKQTNLLNVNTLEEYERAVRLYRR